In Flavobacteriales bacterium, one DNA window encodes the following:
- the rpsO gene encoding 30S ribosomal protein S15 — MHLTAEDKKAIFKEHGKSEKDTGSSEAQIAMFTTRIDHLTNHLKENKKDYGTQRSLIRLVGKRRDLLDYLKDRDIERYRAIIKKLNIRK; from the coding sequence ATGCATTTAACAGCGGAAGACAAAAAAGCGATTTTTAAAGAGCACGGAAAATCTGAAAAGGATACCGGTTCATCAGAGGCACAGATCGCGATGTTCACAACACGTATCGATCATCTGACCAATCATTTGAAAGAGAATAAGAAGGATTATGGCACGCAGCGCTCGCTGATCAGGTTGGTAGGTAAGAGAAGAGATCTACTGGATTACCTGAAGGATCGCGACATCGAAAGATACAGGGCGATCATTAAAAAGCTGAATATC